From the genome of Leptospira saintgironsiae, one region includes:
- a CDS encoding M23 family metallopeptidase: MIRKICLLFTALSFGISAAPRSYGSLGSEVDFLDFGKVTVAPFSYSVSSSYDEEYGAFNLFDSNPKSYWYSSGENKPEWIIVDFGSKRLINSIEVLVPMFRGKRATDEYEIQVLHQENWKTIFKNDKVDLVNQHNLPPIDASILRLYFPKKEEKSIVIGEFKILLNGTVLNSVSNRFTGYQYPVPDGLLPEKDYQLPGAPREYRNGIHKGLDIYYKREKVGPPRRLTFEDVLVSPADGTIIRADLDYSPMTLSEFQRYSALAQKNGVTYVEKDFGGRQVWIDHGNGVMTSFNHLSSIKRGIKPGAKVKSGEEIGNVGNSGLMGEAKGNDDNIHLHFEIWVDGEYLGAGVPTSQIRKLLQFFFSKSNLN, from the coding sequence ATGATCCGAAAAATCTGTCTTTTATTTACGGCTCTTTCTTTCGGTATATCTGCAGCTCCTAGGTCCTATGGATCCCTGGGTTCCGAAGTAGATTTTTTAGATTTCGGAAAAGTGACAGTGGCGCCCTTTTCTTATTCTGTATCTTCTTCTTACGACGAAGAATATGGTGCATTCAATCTATTCGATTCCAATCCTAAATCTTATTGGTATTCTTCCGGAGAGAATAAACCCGAATGGATTATTGTAGATTTCGGTTCTAAAAGACTGATAAATTCGATCGAAGTTTTGGTACCTATGTTCCGAGGGAAAAGAGCAACGGATGAATATGAGATCCAAGTTCTTCACCAAGAAAACTGGAAAACTATTTTCAAAAATGATAAAGTAGATCTAGTCAATCAGCATAATCTTCCTCCGATTGATGCATCCATTCTTAGATTGTATTTTCCTAAAAAAGAAGAAAAGAGTATAGTGATCGGTGAATTTAAGATTCTGCTAAATGGTACTGTATTAAATTCAGTTTCCAATAGATTCACAGGATACCAATACCCAGTTCCAGATGGACTTCTTCCTGAAAAAGATTACCAACTTCCAGGAGCTCCCAGAGAATACAGGAATGGAATCCACAAAGGATTAGATATTTATTATAAAAGAGAAAAAGTCGGACCACCTAGACGTTTAACTTTCGAAGATGTTTTGGTATCTCCTGCTGACGGAACGATAATCCGTGCGGATCTAGATTATTCTCCTATGACACTTTCTGAATTCCAAAGATATTCTGCATTAGCCCAAAAAAACGGGGTCACTTATGTAGAAAAGGATTTTGGAGGCAGACAAGTTTGGATCGATCATGGGAACGGGGTTATGACCTCTTTCAACCATCTTTCTTCTATCAAGAGAGGGATCAAACCCGGTGCAAAAGTAAAATCAGGCGAAGAGATAGGTAACGTAGGAAACTCAGGCCTAATGGGCGAAGCAAAAGGAAATGATGATAATATCCATTTACATTTCGAGATCTGGGTAGACGGAGAATATCTAGGCGCCGGAGTTCCGACTAGCCAGATCCGAAAACTTTTGCAGTTTTTCTTTTCTAAATCAAATCTGAATTAA
- a CDS encoding N-acetylneuraminate synthase family protein: MSFSKSFRLEEKWEIGPDSSPFIIAEIGLNHNADLELGKKTIQAAKNAGADAVKFQTYKTENFLDIKNPKAKVLVDIFQTYELSEKLHTEFQKTAKEEGLFFFSTPLDPGSVDLLVNLGVKALKIASGDIVNKQLLQKCASTGLPLFLSSGAAEGFEVIRALEFLESEKVKDLVLFHCVSLYPTPPEKANLQTLEYYKNIFNGPLGFSDHTAGSIAGALAVSLGASVLEKHFTLDKALPGPDHTISVDPSELKSYVENARLAFQMRGEKKKVVQPQESGGRFFGRRGLYADQNGNPISLRPDLSQEDKRYFDSWKLDEANSLVKQGKGPKPGESFLS; encoded by the coding sequence ATGTCTTTTTCGAAAAGTTTTCGTTTGGAAGAAAAATGGGAAATTGGTCCGGATTCTTCCCCATTTATAATCGCAGAGATTGGATTGAATCATAACGCGGATCTGGAATTAGGTAAAAAAACTATCCAAGCTGCTAAAAATGCGGGAGCAGACGCGGTAAAATTCCAAACGTACAAGACCGAAAATTTTTTAGACATTAAAAATCCTAAAGCGAAAGTCCTCGTAGATATTTTCCAAACTTACGAACTTTCAGAAAAACTTCATACTGAATTCCAAAAAACTGCAAAAGAAGAAGGCCTCTTTTTCTTTTCCACTCCTCTAGATCCAGGTAGTGTAGATCTTTTAGTAAACTTAGGAGTGAAAGCCCTTAAGATCGCGAGTGGAGATATAGTAAATAAACAACTTTTACAAAAATGCGCAAGCACAGGACTTCCATTATTTTTATCCAGCGGTGCGGCAGAAGGTTTTGAAGTCATTCGTGCATTAGAATTTCTGGAATCTGAAAAAGTAAAAGATCTAGTATTATTCCATTGTGTTTCTCTCTACCCTACTCCTCCAGAAAAAGCAAATTTACAAACCTTAGAATATTATAAAAATATATTCAATGGCCCTTTAGGTTTTTCGGATCATACAGCTGGAAGTATCGCAGGTGCATTGGCGGTATCACTCGGCGCGAGCGTTTTAGAAAAACATTTTACCTTAGACAAAGCTCTTCCAGGTCCGGATCATACAATTTCGGTAGATCCTTCTGAACTGAAATCTTATGTAGAAAATGCAAGACTTGCATTTCAAATGAGAGGAGAAAAGAAGAAGGTTGTACAACCTCAGGAATCAGGAGGAAGATTTTTCGGGAGAAGAGGATTATACGCAGACCAAAACGGAAATCCTATCTCACTTCGTCCGGATCTAAGCCAAGAAGACAAAAGATATTTTGATTCTTGGAAGTTAGATGAGGCAAATTCTCTCGTCAAACAAGGTAAAGGACCAAAACCGGGAGAATCTTTCTTATCTTAA
- a CDS encoding LTA synthase family protein — MIKRLPPNLRIILFYSFCFLILLTIFRFALLFIYFSKLGHSSLGEVILSFLIGIRFDLCVISIVIGLSWILSSFHYPNRWVTYRYIWGILPIPLFLWMTGHLIGDTIYFGEADKHLGYEGFVFLGKDLLILIEAAVKNDTLKVVLGLIGIFTGLPALIYLFIKYNGYQYSSENKTKELVQIPIAIILLLLLFRGGVQPRPLRSTEAIHSENPFLNQLPLNGVFTTIMDLKSKSILPELQMSKEESIRIVQKEIDYPGAKFIDPEYPLLRETLETRKETPPNIVLILLESWTGKFLKPNGDGIVGGKELAPNFNSLVKEGRYFSRFFATGGRTVNGLMSVLTGIPDRPGITVVRTHQVLGNFGGLGSLLKNLGYSTYFVHGGDVGFDNMSFLFPHWGFDTIIGKEEIEKTKKYKSGAWGFYDGDVLEELHTTISKAKQPFAAVSLTLTTHYPYQVPETGKNPYPETMKDSDYFNTYAYSDESIGKFMEKAKKSPYFHNTIFIFVADHTHHRDLNPFEDRNIPLLIYSPKYIKPGVDQKISSQLDMIPTILGLVGKKVKFSSFGKDLLSNSIQPKTEGSYFAFSSVIGWIEKEYALYRSTEGELREAYPMPWSEYKSKCVSIKETCDEYEKKAKAFLNLSYELLNTNRIFPEK, encoded by the coding sequence ATGATTAAAAGGCTACCTCCAAACCTTAGGATAATTTTATTTTACTCTTTTTGTTTTTTGATCCTTTTAACCATATTTAGATTTGCACTTCTATTTATCTATTTTTCCAAATTAGGACATTCCTCATTGGGCGAAGTGATCCTATCCTTTCTGATCGGAATACGTTTCGACCTATGCGTGATCTCCATAGTGATAGGATTATCTTGGATCTTATCTTCTTTTCACTATCCAAACCGTTGGGTTACATACAGATACATTTGGGGGATCCTACCCATTCCATTATTCTTATGGATGACGGGGCATTTAATAGGAGACACAATTTATTTCGGAGAAGCAGACAAACATTTAGGTTACGAAGGTTTTGTCTTTTTAGGAAAAGATCTGTTAATACTGATCGAAGCAGCGGTCAAAAATGACACTTTAAAAGTTGTCCTCGGACTGATCGGAATATTCACAGGACTCCCTGCCCTAATTTATCTTTTTATAAAGTATAATGGATACCAATATTCTTCTGAAAACAAGACTAAAGAATTGGTACAAATACCAATTGCTATTATTTTATTACTACTTCTGTTCCGAGGTGGGGTCCAACCAAGGCCATTAAGATCCACAGAAGCAATTCATTCAGAAAATCCTTTCTTAAACCAACTTCCTTTGAATGGTGTATTCACCACAATTATGGATCTAAAATCAAAATCCATTCTTCCTGAATTACAAATGTCAAAAGAAGAATCAATTCGGATCGTACAAAAAGAAATCGATTATCCAGGTGCAAAATTTATAGATCCAGAATATCCACTTTTAAGAGAAACCTTAGAAACCAGAAAAGAAACTCCTCCAAATATAGTTCTTATTCTTCTGGAAAGTTGGACCGGAAAATTCCTGAAACCAAATGGAGACGGGATCGTAGGTGGAAAAGAACTCGCTCCTAATTTTAATTCTCTCGTAAAAGAAGGCAGATATTTTTCCAGATTTTTTGCAACAGGTGGAAGAACTGTAAACGGACTGATGTCTGTTCTCACGGGAATCCCGGATCGCCCTGGTATCACAGTGGTAAGAACCCATCAAGTATTGGGAAATTTCGGCGGCCTCGGATCTTTACTGAAAAACTTGGGATATTCTACATATTTCGTGCATGGTGGAGATGTAGGATTTGATAATATGAGTTTTCTTTTTCCTCATTGGGGTTTCGACACAATTATAGGAAAAGAGGAAATCGAAAAAACTAAAAAATATAAATCTGGCGCCTGGGGCTTTTATGATGGGGATGTATTAGAAGAACTTCATACAACCATCTCAAAAGCAAAACAACCTTTCGCGGCAGTTAGCCTGACCCTAACTACCCATTATCCTTACCAAGTTCCAGAAACAGGAAAAAATCCTTATCCAGAAACTATGAAGGATTCTGATTATTTTAACACTTACGCATATTCAGATGAGTCCATCGGCAAATTTATGGAGAAGGCAAAAAAGTCTCCTTACTTCCACAATACTATTTTTATTTTTGTAGCTGATCATACTCATCATAGAGATCTAAACCCATTCGAAGATCGTAATATTCCACTTTTGATCTATTCTCCTAAATATATAAAACCTGGAGTGGACCAAAAAATTTCTTCTCAATTGGATATGATCCCGACTATCTTAGGACTTGTAGGTAAGAAAGTAAAATTTTCTTCCTTCGGTAAGGATCTACTTTCTAATTCGATCCAACCTAAAACCGAAGGTTCTTATTTTGCGTTTTCAAGCGTGATCGGTTGGATTGAGAAGGAATATGCTCTATATAGATCCACGGAAGGTGAACTCAGAGAAGCTTATCCAATGCCTTGGAGCGAGTACAAATCCAAATGTGTTTCTATCAAGGAGACCTGTGACGAATATGAAAAGAAGGCAAAAGCTTTCCTAAATCTGAGTTATGAACTTCTGAACACGAATCGGATCTTTCCAGAGAAGTGA
- the feoB gene encoding ferrous iron transport protein B produces MKLLNTKIETPDHKTEKFRVLLTGNPNCGKSTLFNRLTGLRQKTGNYHGVTVEKAEGTIHTEDRTVHIVDLPGAYSLGGESEDKQVTTRILLSKETEDKLIFVLDAVAIERGLQFLLQVSSLKIPMIVAVTMNDTLEKKGVHLDLKALSKAFGISFYFVNPRSGEGVEVLEKVLTDPSSYKTPDPNFSWDKKRTALIESVLSKLSVDDQDSVRFVLENSFKEFSGESLQTGLPSSNFFPEKTRNFIRSEWEKYKLEFSYGEELVQRSIWIKKLLSKAVSGSEITEKGILGFADKILLHPIWGLTIFLGIMALVFQFLFTWSEVPMDWIEGRIGDLADWTGNYLPEGPVRSLIQEGMIGGVGAVLVFIPQISLLFLFIGIMEESGYIARASFLMDRFMGRFGLSGKSFIPLLSSAACAVPAIMGTRTIENKSDRLTTILVSPLITCSARYPVYILVIGTVFSAEPVFGIFSPKVLALFGLFLLGMFASMGAAFLFKKTFFRSEPAYFLMELPRYQWPSLKSLFFTVYKKIKAFIENAGKVILFISIILWFLANYPRIEGSKTENLSAPQAKSLQISESYAGRMGKMMEPVLEPIGFGWKMGLGIITSFAAREVMVSTLSIVYGVQGEDSEDENLRSALRKDKDPDTGKPVWTIASALSLLVFFAFACQCMSTLAVVKKETNSLFWPVFMFTYMTVLAYTSSFLVFHFSKFLGWN; encoded by the coding sequence ATGAAATTATTAAATACTAAAATAGAAACTCCCGATCACAAAACAGAGAAATTCCGAGTATTACTCACTGGAAATCCAAACTGCGGCAAATCCACATTATTCAATAGACTTACGGGCCTAAGACAAAAAACAGGAAACTATCATGGTGTCACTGTAGAAAAAGCAGAAGGGACCATTCATACAGAAGATAGAACCGTCCATATAGTAGATCTTCCAGGCGCTTATAGCCTAGGCGGAGAATCAGAAGATAAACAAGTAACGACCCGCATCTTGCTCTCTAAAGAAACAGAAGACAAATTAATTTTTGTATTAGATGCAGTTGCAATTGAAAGAGGACTTCAATTTCTATTACAGGTATCTTCTCTCAAGATCCCAATGATAGTTGCAGTCACGATGAATGATACCTTGGAAAAGAAGGGAGTTCATTTGGATCTCAAAGCCTTATCCAAGGCATTCGGAATTTCTTTTTATTTTGTAAATCCAAGATCAGGCGAAGGTGTAGAAGTTTTAGAAAAAGTTTTGACCGACCCTTCTTCTTATAAAACGCCTGATCCAAATTTTTCTTGGGACAAAAAAAGAACCGCACTTATTGAATCTGTACTTTCTAAACTTTCAGTAGACGATCAGGATTCTGTTCGATTCGTCTTAGAAAATAGTTTTAAAGAATTTAGCGGAGAAAGTTTACAAACAGGACTTCCTTCTTCCAACTTTTTTCCTGAAAAAACTCGCAATTTTATCCGTTCGGAATGGGAAAAATATAAATTAGAATTTTCTTATGGAGAAGAGCTAGTCCAAAGGTCTATCTGGATCAAAAAACTTTTATCTAAAGCAGTCTCCGGTTCAGAAATTACCGAAAAAGGCATTTTAGGATTTGCGGATAAGATACTTCTGCATCCTATTTGGGGACTTACGATCTTTTTAGGGATCATGGCTTTAGTATTCCAATTTTTATTCACCTGGTCAGAAGTTCCAATGGATTGGATAGAAGGAAGGATCGGTGACCTTGCGGATTGGACAGGAAATTATTTGCCCGAAGGACCGGTGCGTTCTCTAATTCAAGAAGGCATGATAGGTGGAGTTGGTGCAGTTTTAGTATTCATTCCTCAGATCAGTTTGCTTTTTTTATTCATTGGGATCATGGAAGAAAGCGGTTATATCGCAAGAGCTTCCTTTCTTATGGACAGATTTATGGGAAGATTCGGGCTTTCCGGAAAATCATTCATCCCATTACTTTCCAGTGCTGCATGCGCCGTCCCAGCAATCATGGGAACAAGAACCATCGAAAATAAATCGGATAGGCTCACCACAATCTTAGTATCCCCTCTTATCACCTGCTCCGCAAGATATCCAGTCTATATTTTAGTAATTGGAACGGTTTTCTCCGCAGAACCAGTTTTTGGAATCTTCTCCCCTAAAGTTCTAGCGTTATTCGGTCTTTTCTTATTAGGAATGTTCGCATCCATGGGAGCTGCTTTCTTATTTAAAAAAACTTTTTTCAGATCCGAACCTGCTTACTTTTTGATGGAACTTCCGAGATACCAATGGCCTTCTCTCAAAAGTTTATTTTTTACAGTTTATAAAAAAATCAAAGCATTCATTGAAAACGCAGGAAAGGTAATCTTATTCATCTCTATCATACTTTGGTTCTTAGCAAATTATCCGAGGATAGAAGGTTCTAAAACCGAAAACTTAAGTGCCCCCCAAGCAAAGTCCTTACAAATCTCTGAATCCTATGCGGGAAGAATGGGAAAAATGATGGAGCCAGTTTTAGAACCAATCGGTTTTGGTTGGAAGATGGGGCTCGGGATCATCACTTCATTCGCAGCGAGAGAAGTAATGGTATCTACATTATCAATCGTATACGGAGTTCAGGGAGAAGATTCGGAAGATGAAAATTTAAGGTCTGCACTCAGGAAAGATAAGGATCCTGATACTGGAAAACCTGTTTGGACAATTGCAAGCGCTCTAAGTTTACTCGTATTCTTCGCATTCGCATGCCAATGTATGTCCACTCTTGCGGTCGTAAAAAAAGAGACAAACTCTCTATTCTGGCCGGTTTTTATGTTCACTTACATGACAGTTCTTGCATATACTTCTTCTTTCTTAGTTTTCCATTTTTCTAAATTTTTAGGCTGGAATTGA
- a CDS encoding FeoA family protein: MKSKLFELEEGESGKITGIKNESGKTGLVRNLLDMGFLPGTKITVVRKFQDQDKMIVKLGLVQLAIRKLEADLLELN, translated from the coding sequence ATGAAATCCAAACTTTTCGAATTAGAAGAGGGAGAATCCGGAAAAATTACCGGAATTAAAAACGAATCTGGAAAAACGGGACTAGTCCGAAACCTTTTAGATATGGGTTTTCTTCCAGGAACAAAAATCACTGTGGTCCGAAAATTCCAGGACCAAGATAAAATGATCGTAAAATTGGGCCTTGTCCAATTGGCCATTCGAAAATTGGAAGCGGACCTTTTGGAATTGAACTAG
- a CDS encoding ABC1 kinase family protein: MPGFLDQLLQGVNSASRIVTSSYVFSTKTILLLKDLATGGSGSRNIPVRLREAFEELGATYIKLGQFIASAPSLFPEEIVTEMQKCLDSVRPLPFSDIQKVLKKELGRDYQKLFQSIDQVPMASASIAQVHSAVTKDGLDVVIKVQRPDIEGALGADLNLLFLASKLFEIFVPGLNKSGLSEMVGMFQSSILEEIDFIKEANNCEEFERYLLSSGETRARVPKIYRKLSTKKVLVMEKFYGAPITDEVSLRKFSKDPSKTLSDALEIWFSTLSKSGFFHADVHAGNLMILRDGTVGFIDFGIVGKISSKVWEGLMIFLEGLALNRTDRIANGLVRMDGTASGIDEKKLAKDLETVFDQMSKMVLDIQMGELDAFDEKKMNTILFEFRDISDRNGLKIPKEFGLLIKQILYFDRYIKSFAPELDLIRDREKFIK; this comes from the coding sequence ATGCCAGGATTCTTAGACCAACTTCTGCAAGGGGTAAACAGCGCTAGTCGTATAGTGACCAGTAGTTATGTTTTTTCCACCAAAACCATCCTACTTTTAAAGGATTTGGCTACAGGGGGAAGTGGATCCCGTAATATTCCAGTTCGATTGAGAGAAGCGTTTGAAGAATTAGGCGCAACGTATATTAAATTAGGCCAGTTTATCGCTTCTGCCCCTTCTCTCTTCCCAGAAGAGATCGTAACAGAGATGCAAAAATGTTTGGATTCCGTACGACCTCTTCCTTTCTCCGATATCCAAAAAGTATTAAAAAAAGAACTGGGTAGAGATTACCAAAAATTATTCCAGAGTATAGATCAAGTCCCAATGGCATCAGCTTCTATTGCACAAGTCCATTCTGCAGTGACTAAAGATGGCCTTGATGTTGTAATAAAAGTGCAAAGACCTGATATAGAAGGCGCGTTAGGAGCCGATCTCAATCTTCTATTCTTAGCCTCCAAGTTGTTCGAAATATTTGTGCCTGGTTTGAATAAATCAGGACTATCGGAAATGGTAGGAATGTTCCAATCTTCCATCTTGGAAGAAATAGATTTTATAAAAGAAGCAAACAATTGTGAAGAATTCGAAAGATATCTTCTATCTTCCGGAGAAACAAGAGCAAGAGTCCCTAAAATTTACAGAAAACTCAGCACCAAAAAGGTTCTGGTCATGGAAAAATTCTACGGAGCTCCTATTACCGACGAAGTTTCTCTTCGAAAATTCAGCAAGGATCCTTCTAAAACACTTTCAGATGCACTTGAGATCTGGTTTTCTACACTTTCTAAATCAGGATTTTTTCATGCAGACGTACATGCAGGAAATCTAATGATCCTGAGAGATGGAACAGTAGGTTTTATTGATTTCGGGATCGTTGGAAAAATTTCCTCCAAAGTCTGGGAAGGTCTAATGATCTTTTTAGAAGGTCTTGCATTGAATAGAACAGATAGGATCGCAAATGGCCTGGTCCGAATGGATGGAACTGCCTCCGGTATAGACGAGAAAAAATTAGCCAAGGATCTCGAGACAGTCTTTGACCAAATGAGTAAGATGGTCCTGGACATACAAATGGGAGAGTTAGACGCTTTTGATGAGAAGAAGATGAATACAATCCTTTTCGAGTTCAGAGACATTTCAGATCGAAATGGATTAAAGATCCCAAAAGAATTTGGACTTCTTATTAAACAAATCTTATACTTTGACAGATATATCAAATCTTTCGCACCTGAATTAGATCTGATCCGGGACAGGGAAAAATTTATAAAATGA
- a CDS encoding helicase, with protein MSGESVLLQELEKLELNDLKKTASLWNIPKLPFKEKNKNVKFLFDSFLDEFYLKGVLEKLTVLQVNIYTSILKNKNVLTLGEISRKVNIPPINVEMELNLLRKYQLVYQRKNRERLTNNLDKYHAYDELAELVSLDQNLKGDKYKVSVEKLLDRKKLTDISNEWKKAVKAPAKIDSIRKFITHATSDEAYEAAIVSLSELERDTVVRIYLSGGAADADDIRSFIVMSRGKYETIIPALVEKGMIADVCFVEEKFVRIFALPEELLKYIQNNPILPSVKKGTRQRQEKLATNELDFFLNTKKLLSYISRKGLVLAKSGKVKQADHKRTEQELLNPDISIFPEKSQIYQMELILPILKLLNLADIKGENIILRGDLDGFLSKDIFEIMKLVIHEVNEARMKRVNPPEVFQPTEMPFYDKMILDKCVNLIIKSKRIHLSVIFSNIIREHLIFSPGFRTKNFQTDLADLRKEIMSAIFYLHLFGLLEVEYPNRFLTLSKLGEYFFQTGELAGVTEKGGITINPDFSVIAFPEKVSIYGIHLLKAFTELKDYDRVYTFVLTKEAYQLGILLGYKTNEFVDFLKASSRAELAQNLLFLLEDWGGNLPVVEVAEDCVLVRTKDQNVMELLLGQIKGKKIVLDEIGPTAVLVDKTRVQDVITVAEKLNLIINLTR; from the coding sequence ATGAGTGGCGAATCAGTATTATTGCAAGAATTAGAAAAACTCGAACTGAACGACCTAAAGAAGACCGCATCTCTCTGGAACATTCCAAAGCTTCCGTTCAAAGAAAAGAATAAGAACGTTAAGTTTCTTTTCGATAGTTTTCTGGACGAGTTCTATCTCAAAGGTGTGCTGGAAAAGCTCACTGTTCTCCAAGTTAATATCTATACTTCTATCTTAAAAAATAAGAATGTTCTGACTCTGGGAGAGATCTCTCGTAAAGTAAACATTCCTCCAATCAACGTGGAGATGGAACTTAACCTTCTCCGCAAATACCAACTCGTATACCAAAGAAAAAACAGAGAAAGACTTACCAATAACCTGGATAAGTATCATGCTTATGACGAGCTGGCAGAACTTGTATCTTTAGACCAAAACCTGAAAGGGGACAAATACAAGGTCTCCGTCGAAAAACTTCTAGATCGCAAGAAACTGACTGATATTTCCAATGAATGGAAAAAAGCAGTCAAGGCTCCTGCAAAGATCGACAGTATCCGCAAGTTTATCACTCACGCAACCTCTGATGAGGCGTATGAGGCAGCTATCGTTTCTTTATCCGAATTGGAAAGAGATACTGTAGTTAGGATCTATCTGAGCGGCGGTGCTGCTGACGCAGACGATATCAGAAGTTTTATCGTAATGAGCAGAGGCAAATACGAGACAATCATTCCTGCATTAGTTGAAAAGGGAATGATCGCTGATGTTTGTTTCGTAGAGGAGAAGTTCGTAAGAATTTTTGCTCTTCCAGAAGAACTTTTAAAATATATCCAAAATAATCCGATCCTTCCTTCCGTTAAAAAAGGAACACGCCAAAGACAGGAAAAACTCGCTACTAACGAGTTGGACTTCTTCTTAAATACCAAAAAGCTTCTTTCTTATATTAGCAGAAAGGGCTTGGTTCTGGCAAAATCCGGCAAGGTAAAACAGGCGGATCATAAAAGAACAGAACAAGAATTATTAAATCCGGACATCAGCATTTTCCCTGAAAAAAGCCAGATCTATCAGATGGAACTTATACTTCCTATCTTGAAACTTCTGAATCTGGCAGATATCAAAGGGGAAAATATTATTCTGAGAGGGGACCTAGACGGTTTCTTAAGTAAGGATATTTTCGAGATCATGAAACTCGTCATCCATGAGGTGAACGAGGCTAGAATGAAAAGAGTCAATCCTCCGGAAGTGTTCCAACCTACGGAAATGCCTTTTTATGATAAGATGATCTTGGACAAATGTGTGAACTTGATCATCAAGTCCAAACGTATCCATCTTTCTGTTATTTTCTCTAATATTATCAGGGAACATCTGATCTTCAGCCCTGGTTTCCGGACTAAAAATTTCCAGACTGATCTGGCAGATCTTCGTAAAGAGATCATGAGTGCGATCTTCTATCTGCATTTATTTGGATTATTAGAAGTAGAATATCCGAACCGTTTCCTAACTCTTTCCAAACTGGGAGAATATTTCTTCCAAACTGGAGAGCTTGCAGGAGTTACGGAGAAGGGTGGAATCACGATCAACCCGGACTTCTCGGTGATCGCGTTCCCGGAAAAAGTTTCTATTTATGGAATTCATCTTTTAAAAGCGTTCACAGAACTCAAAGACTACGACAGAGTTTATACCTTCGTTCTAACCAAAGAAGCATACCAATTGGGAATACTTTTAGGATACAAAACGAATGAGTTCGTAGACTTCTTGAAAGCTTCTAGCAGAGCGGAACTTGCCCAAAACCTTCTATTCTTATTAGAGGATTGGGGCGGAAACCTGCCTGTGGTAGAAGTTGCAGAGGATTGTGTACTGGTTCGCACTAAAGACCAGAACGTGATGGAACTTCTACTTGGTCAGATCAAAGGGAAGAAGATCGTTCTGGACGAGATTGGACCAACCGCAGTGCTTGTGGATAAAACACGAGTCCAAGACGTGATCACAGTTGCAGAAAAACTGAACCTGATCATCAACCTTACTAGATAA